Genomic DNA from Vagococcus luciliae:
CCCAACTTTCATTTGTCTGTCTGACCTTATCAGCATTTCCCGATAATTCAATCCACTCTTCAAGTGTCTTTCCTTTAAGCATCTCTTTAGTATAAATATCTTTTAAAGGAATCAATACAAAAGAACGTTTCGTCAATTCTTTGTGTGGAATAATTAAATCAGGTGTTTCAATTTCTAAATCGCCCATTAACACAATGTCAATATCTATCGTCCTTGGTCCCCAACGAATCAATCGCTCTCTATCTAATTTTGCTTCGATGTCATTCACCGTTTTTAATAACTCATGTGGAGACAATGTTGTTTCAATTTTTATGACAGTATTTAAATAATCATCCTGTGGTACATCACCATATGGATCTGTTTCATATATGTCTGACTTACTTAAAACACTAATCTCACTATGTTGATTCAACTGTTCCACTGCTTGTTTTAGATAATGAAGTGAATCCCCCATATTACTTCCAAGTGCCAAATAGGTTTCCATATTAATAATCTCTTTCCATTTCTATTTCGACATTATCAAAAAAACCGGCAATTGGGACATGATATTTTCTCGTTCTAACTATAGCATGCTCAAGCATATCACCATATTTTTCACCTAATATATCTAGCACATGGTAAGTAACAGCTTCTATCAAATCAAATGATTTAGATTCCAACGCTGTTTTGACATCTGTATACACATCAGCATAGCTAATAGTTTGATGTAAATCATCTGTTTTACCTGCTTTTTCTAGCGGTAACGTCAACTCTATATCTAATTCTAGTTTTTGTCCTAGTACTTTTTCTTCTCCCATTACACCGTTATACGTATAAACTAGCATGTTATTAATTCTAACTTTTCCCATAATGATCTCCTTACAAATATAGTATTGGCAATCCTTAGTGCTATTATACATAAAACTGTCAAAAAAGAGTCATTTTTGGTATAAAACCAGAAAAAAACCTTATCAACAACCTGATTTTGTTGAGATAAGGTTTTAACAAATGAAAAAATTTAATATACTTTTTTCTTAGTGCTTAGAATCTTGATGTTTTTTAAGAATTTTAGCAGCTTTTGTTTTTGATATTGTATTACTTTTTTTTGATGATAAAGTTTTACCAGCTTTGCCGACTTTTCCACCTCTATGCCTAACCATCTTTACATACCTTCCTTCTGAATAATATTTATAGCTAGTTGAACTGTTCTCATTCCTTTGAAGTACAAATCATCATCTTCATAAACAGCTAGATACAGACCATCTTTGTCTAAGATTAAATCTCCTGATACTACTACATCTATTGATGCAGTTTTAGTTTTAATACTCTGTCTTAAAATTTTTAAATAATCTAAGTAATTCTCTGATACTTTAGTAAAAAAAGATTCAGTTAAAAATACTTTCAAATAAAATCCCTTATGCTCCAAAATCAGAGTTACTTTTTCTTTTAAAATTACTATATCTGATAAAAAACCTATGGCATTCATAGTTTTACCGACAGATCTTTCATTGATATCACTAACTAGTTTACGTGGAATACGGATTCTTCCTTTTACCATTTCCTTAGTTACATTTGCTTCAACTA
This window encodes:
- the folB gene encoding dihydroneopterin aldolase codes for the protein MGKVRINNMLVYTYNGVMGEEKVLGQKLELDIELTLPLEKAGKTDDLHQTISYADVYTDVKTALESKSFDLIEAVTYHVLDILGEKYGDMLEHAIVRTRKYHVPIAGFFDNVEIEMERDY
- the folK gene encoding 2-amino-4-hydroxy-6-hydroxymethyldihydropteridine diphosphokinase — translated: METYLALGSNMGDSLHYLKQAVEQLNQHSEISVLSKSDIYETDPYGDVPQDDYLNTVIKIETTLSPHELLKTVNDIEAKLDRERLIRWGPRTIDIDIVLMGDLEIETPDLIIPHKELTKRSFVLIPLKDIYTKEMLKGKTLEEWIELSGNADKVRQTNESWD